The Pirellulales bacterium genomic sequence TGAGCGCAAAGGCAATCTGTTCTTCGGAAAACTTCGACTTCTTCATGGCCATCTCCTGCCCGGCTTCGCCGGGCCGTAATGGCCTGAAAAACTAGCAGAAAATTCCACTCATCGCTGGATGCGGATTCGGGGAGCAGGTCAGTCGCCGAGAAATGGAAGGAGTCTGCCGGGGCGGTCCCGGCGGCACAGGAAAGTTCAAAGAGTCTACAGATCCGGGTGGCACCAAGAATGGGTCTGGACAATCACGGTTTCCCGGCCGGCTTGAAGTCGACGCGGTTACCCGGATAGGTTCTTAATCACTGAGCGCTGGCGATTGAATGAAGGCGTTTGATGTCATCCAAACAATTTGGCTTCGGACGCTGCCAGTGTCATCGATATGAATGCGCCTGTAGCCTCGAGCTTGCTCCGAGGGCTCTATACGTTCCTGATTCTTAATCGCCACGGGCGGGCATAGGTATAGCTTGATGAGCGACGCTGGCGCATATTTCAATGTCCGAACCCAGTGATAGTTTTGGTATGTATCCCGGTGATAGTCGTGAAAATGACCAGCAAATAATCCCCTCACGTTTTCACGCGAGATTATGTTGTTCCATGCCTGCCTAACGGCGGGCTTAACGGTCCATGCTGAATATCGAAAGTCTTTGTCAAATGTTTTTGCGAGGGCAGGATTAGTTCTCACGAGATAAGGATCATCAATCTCGGGAACATGGTAGAAGATATATGCATAGTTCGCTCGCGAGACTCGTGAATCCAACTCCGAGAGAGCGGCGAGCTGGGACTCGGCAAATTTTGAGCTATCGGTTACGTTATTGTTAGATTTGAAAGAAGCGTTGTTAAAACCGATGATCGAGAGATTTCCGATTTCGTATACCGCTGCTCGGCCTCCAGCGGCAAGGTTCACAATGTTAATCGTGCCCCCTATATCGGAGGAGACGTCCGCGAGAAACTTGCTGAAATAGCGTAGGGATTCGGGATTTTCATCGA encodes the following:
- a CDS encoding metallophosphoesterase, whose product is MNWFAPFSDLISCLALLTAFCIATCFPQSKALGGVDLVQLTDLHLFGGVSENDRALRACIAEINRELVSGKPVNCVVVTGDLGLQDLIATGAAGHRTVVANAEDLLTTESKKFADIVATSRVKTWLFLPGNNDLIDENPESLRYFSKFLADVSSDIGGTINIVNLAAGGRAAVYEIGNLSIIGFNNASFKSNNNVTDSSKFAESQLAALSELDSRVSRANYAYIFYHVPEIDDPYLVRTNPALAKTFDKDFRYSAWTVKPAVRQAWNNIISRENVRGLFAGHFHDYHRDTYQNYHWVRTLKYAPASLIKLYLCPPVAIKNQERIEPSEQARGYRRIHIDDTGSVRSQIVWMTSNAFIQSPALSD